In a single window of the Alphaproteobacteria bacterium LSUCC0684 genome:
- a CDS encoding cyclic nucleotide-binding domain-containing protein — MKTPLRVDAEALAYPRQIIDKGKAIITAGASTDQAYFLLEGSARARHPIVNEGELLAGHFLSFVSFLALESYEADVLATSRCEVLVLPRELVENCWQDEDRTSWVFARSLASDTVKKNMTPDKVVA, encoded by the coding sequence ATGAAAACACCGTTGCGCGTGGATGCCGAAGCGCTGGCCTATCCACGCCAGATCATTGACAAGGGCAAGGCGATCATCACCGCCGGGGCGTCCACCGACCAGGCGTATTTCCTGCTCGAAGGCAGCGCCAGGGCCCGGCATCCTATCGTCAATGAAGGCGAGCTCCTGGCAGGGCATTTTCTCAGCTTTGTCTCTTTTCTCGCACTGGAGAGCTACGAGGCAGATGTGCTGGCGACAAGCCGGTGCGAGGTGCTTGTCCTGCCGCGGGAGCTGGTGGAAAACTGCTGGCAGGATGAAGACAGGACAAGCTGGGTATTTGCCCGCTCCCTTGCAAGCGATACGGTCAAGAAAAACATGACCCCGGACAAGGTGGTGGCATGA
- a CDS encoding ion transporter: MITQQRMLQILERGSKDDRASMMVDRLLGLLIILNIVAISLESIDRLSIAYADEFFAFEMLSVTIFGIEYLLRIWASKANETSKYTSASARRLEYIFSFTGLIDLLAILPSILPLFIGDMDLRWLRAMRLVRLFKISHYSSALEDLLTAVKSELSSFGAAMYLLLIALFMSSAVMYLVENEAQPDKFSSIPETMWWSLITLTTVGYGDVSPITPVGRIVGAITALMGVCVVAMLTGIVASAFSNQIAQRKMIIEAEIAHALSDGLLTEDEMEKIEQMRREFHLSEEHVNALITVLKERD, encoded by the coding sequence GACCGCCTGCTCGGGTTGCTGATCATCCTCAATATCGTTGCGATCTCGCTGGAATCTATCGACCGTCTGAGCATTGCCTATGCCGATGAGTTCTTCGCCTTTGAGATGCTGTCGGTCACCATCTTCGGGATCGAATATCTGCTGCGCATCTGGGCGAGCAAAGCCAATGAGACCAGCAAATACACCTCGGCTTCCGCCCGGCGGCTCGAATATATCTTCAGTTTCACCGGGCTGATCGATCTTCTCGCCATTCTGCCGAGTATCCTGCCGCTTTTCATCGGCGACATGGATCTGCGCTGGCTCCGCGCCATGCGTCTTGTCCGGCTCTTCAAGATCTCGCATTATTCCTCGGCGCTCGAGGATCTCTTGACGGCGGTCAAATCCGAGCTCAGTTCTTTTGGCGCGGCGATGTATCTTTTGCTGATCGCGCTCTTCATGTCGAGCGCGGTCATGTATCTGGTGGAAAACGAAGCCCAGCCGGACAAGTTTTCCTCCATTCCCGAGACGATGTGGTGGTCGCTGATCACCCTCACCACCGTCGGATATGGAGATGTCTCGCCGATCACGCCGGTCGGCCGGATCGTCGGCGCCATCACCGCGCTCATGGGGGTATGCGTGGTGGCGATGCTGACAGGTATCGTTGCCTCGGCCTTCTCCAACCAGATTGCCCAGCGCAAGATGATCATCGAGGCCGAGATCGCCCACGCCCTCAGCGATGGCCTTTTGACCGAGGACGAGATGGAGAAAATTGAGCAGATGCGTCGTGAGTTCCACCTTTCCGAGGAACATGTCAACGCGCTGATCACCGTGCTGAAGGAACGCGACTGA